One stretch of Amycolatopsis sp. NBC_00345 DNA includes these proteins:
- a CDS encoding non-ribosomal peptide synthetase: protein MRHSRAAVPSSGYPPLTAAQHSLWYLDRLYPGSAVYNVPLAVRLSGPLDRLALERSLTSLAARHEALRTTFPVHEGAPYRHVAAPASVSLTVTESSGDAFAALLDGWALEPFDLAEGPLWRARVIRLGPEDHVLALQLHHIICDGWSVRLLFDELGEAYSGAEPRPPLEIPGPDGPVAGSSVQWWRDTLDEAPAALGFPPGARGSGPRSIDSASHRFTLAHDLIRTPPRTTPFVVLLAAYALVLGRATGRYDVVVGVPASTRSTPELEQVVGLFVTTVPVRVDLSGNPTFDGLVSRVRGALLAALDHQIPFDALVDGLRLPRDPAGLPLVQATFGFEPGSPACPRFAGLTATALPAPPLPAKFDLDAVVSLAADGSGDLDAEFGYATDLFGAPEVRDLASRFAGVLSRARDPRLRLADLIEDPPADVAEPARPTAVPVHELVARQALATPDAPAVADRTGTTTYRELVERARAIARELHQNGVRPGDVVAVSLPRGREVPAALLGVLMAGAAYLPLDPRHSDAHAAELIARVGARLVLTAESVAPVAGDSSGVGALLLSTVQSVAPGAGDSSRVGTQLLPTAQPMLPSTSDPSNTGHGPAYIIFTSGSTGAPKGVAVGHAALVNHAQAMRDRLALVAGDRVLQFAGIAFDVAAEEVFPTLLAGACVVVCPDPPAPAEFTEVVRRLDITVANLPSGYWQRWAATAPVVPALRLLVVGSEQVDPGALAAWCRTSAVPVLNAYGLTETTITALTHRVEPDFAGDIVPVGTPLAGVVARVLDPELRPVPPGVEGELYVGGVALADGYLGDPALTATRFIPDPYAHGARLHRTGDRARRRADGAVEVLGRADGQFKVDGYRVEPHQVEAALAAHPEVEQAAVTVHKGQDGTPRLCGYVVPRVPDDLRAQLAHRLPYHLIPASLTALPALPLTASGKVDRGALPAPVRGPASAGPPPRTPWERKLVALLRDLLGTAEIGVHDNFFDLGGNSLTLATLHLRLDAPVPLVVLYQHPTVAGLAGYLSDGHDRSIGADRPEAKAGLSRLAGLRQKQR from the coding sequence ATGAGGCATTCCCGTGCGGCCGTCCCATCCAGCGGGTACCCGCCGTTGACCGCCGCTCAGCATTCACTGTGGTATCTGGACCGGCTGTATCCGGGCAGCGCCGTCTATAACGTCCCGCTCGCCGTGCGGCTCTCCGGCCCGCTCGACCGGCTGGCTTTGGAGCGTTCGCTGACCTCGCTGGCCGCACGACACGAGGCCCTTCGGACGACTTTCCCCGTGCACGAGGGAGCGCCGTACCGGCACGTCGCGGCTCCGGCGTCAGTTTCCCTGACGGTGACCGAAAGCAGCGGTGACGCTTTCGCCGCGCTCCTCGACGGGTGGGCGCTGGAGCCGTTCGATCTGGCCGAAGGGCCGTTGTGGCGGGCCCGGGTGATCCGCCTCGGCCCCGAGGACCACGTGCTGGCCCTGCAGCTGCACCACATCATCTGCGACGGCTGGTCCGTGCGCCTGCTGTTCGACGAGCTGGGCGAGGCCTATTCGGGCGCGGAACCACGTCCGCCGCTGGAAATCCCCGGCCCGGACGGCCCCGTGGCCGGCTCGTCGGTCCAGTGGTGGCGAGACACCCTCGACGAAGCCCCGGCCGCACTCGGGTTCCCGCCCGGCGCGCGGGGGAGCGGCCCGCGCTCGATCGACAGCGCGTCGCATCGCTTCACGCTCGCCCATGACCTGATCCGGACCCCGCCGCGGACGACCCCGTTTGTCGTCCTGCTCGCGGCGTACGCGCTGGTGCTGGGCCGGGCGACCGGCCGTTACGACGTGGTGGTCGGGGTCCCGGCCTCCACCCGTTCGACGCCGGAGCTGGAGCAGGTCGTCGGCTTGTTCGTCACCACGGTCCCGGTCAGAGTCGACCTGTCGGGCAACCCCACTTTCGACGGCCTGGTCAGCCGCGTGCGCGGCGCGCTACTGGCCGCGCTCGACCACCAGATCCCGTTCGACGCACTGGTCGACGGCCTCCGTCTGCCGCGCGACCCGGCCGGGCTTCCCTTGGTGCAAGCCACTTTCGGCTTCGAACCCGGCTCGCCGGCCTGCCCGCGCTTCGCCGGCCTCACCGCCACCGCGTTGCCCGCCCCGCCGCTGCCCGCGAAGTTCGACCTGGACGCCGTGGTGTCCCTCGCGGCGGACGGCAGCGGTGATCTGGACGCCGAGTTCGGCTACGCCACCGACCTGTTCGGCGCACCGGAAGTCCGCGACCTGGCCTCGCGTTTCGCCGGGGTGCTCAGCCGCGCCCGCGATCCGCGGCTCCGCCTGGCCGACCTGATCGAGGACCCGCCGGCCGACGTCGCCGAGCCCGCCCGGCCGACGGCCGTCCCGGTGCACGAACTGGTCGCCCGGCAGGCACTGGCGACGCCGGACGCCCCGGCTGTGGCCGACCGGACCGGCACCACCACCTACCGCGAGCTGGTCGAACGCGCGCGGGCCATCGCCCGCGAACTCCACCAGAACGGCGTCCGGCCGGGCGACGTCGTCGCGGTGTCCCTGCCGCGGGGCCGGGAGGTGCCGGCCGCGCTGCTGGGGGTGCTCATGGCGGGCGCCGCCTACCTGCCGCTCGACCCGCGCCACTCCGACGCCCACGCGGCCGAGCTGATCGCACGCGTTGGGGCTCGGCTGGTCTTGACTGCGGAGTCGGTGGCGCCCGTTGCCGGTGACTCGTCGGGCGTCGGGGCCCTGCTCCTGTCGACGGTGCAGTCGGTGGCGCCTGGCGCTGGTGATTCGTCGCGCGTCGGGACCCAGCTCCTCCCGACCGCACAGCCGATGCTGCCCAGCACCAGCGACCCGTCGAACACGGGACACGGCCCGGCCTACATCATCTTCACCTCGGGCTCGACCGGCGCGCCCAAGGGTGTCGCGGTCGGTCACGCCGCGCTGGTCAACCACGCCCAGGCGATGCGGGACCGGCTCGCGCTGGTGGCGGGCGACCGGGTGCTGCAGTTCGCCGGAATCGCGTTCGACGTGGCCGCGGAGGAGGTCTTCCCGACCCTGCTGGCCGGCGCGTGTGTGGTCGTCTGCCCCGACCCGCCCGCGCCCGCGGAATTCACCGAAGTGGTGCGGCGCCTGGACATCACCGTCGCCAACCTGCCGTCCGGCTACTGGCAGCGCTGGGCGGCCACCGCGCCCGTGGTCCCGGCGCTGCGCCTGCTGGTCGTGGGCAGCGAGCAGGTCGACCCGGGCGCGCTCGCCGCCTGGTGCCGTACCTCGGCGGTCCCGGTCCTCAACGCCTACGGCCTCACCGAAACCACGATCACGGCGCTGACCCATCGCGTCGAGCCGGACTTCGCGGGCGACATCGTGCCCGTCGGCACGCCGCTGGCGGGAGTCGTCGCCCGGGTGCTCGACCCCGAGCTGCGCCCGGTACCGCCGGGCGTCGAGGGCGAGCTGTACGTCGGCGGCGTGGCCCTCGCCGACGGCTACCTCGGGGACCCGGCCCTCACCGCGACCCGGTTCATCCCTGATCCGTACGCCCACGGCGCCCGCCTGCACCGCACGGGCGACCGCGCCCGGCGGCGCGCGGACGGGGCCGTCGAGGTGCTCGGCCGCGCGGACGGACAGTTCAAAGTGGACGGTTACCGGGTCGAGCCCCACCAGGTCGAAGCCGCGCTCGCGGCTCACCCCGAAGTGGAGCAGGCCGCGGTTACCGTCCACAAGGGGCAGGACGGTACTCCGAGGCTCTGCGGCTACGTCGTCCCCCGCGTCCCGGACGACCTCCGCGCGCAGCTGGCCCACCGCCTGCCGTACCACCTCATCCCGGCGTCCCTGACCGCGCTTCCCGCCCTGCCGCTCACGGCCAGCGGGAAAGTCGATCGCGGCGCCCTTCCAGCGCCCGTACGCGGCCCGGCGTCGGCCGGCCCGCCGCCGCGCACCCCGTGGGAGCGGAAGCTCGTCGCCCTCCTGCGCGACCTGCTGGGGACCGCGGAAATCGGGGTGCACGACAACTTCTTCGACCTCGGCGGCAATTCCCTCACCCTCGCCACCCTCCACTTGCGACTGGACGCACCGGTTCCGCTGGTCGTCCTCTACCAGCACCCGACGGTCGCCGGGCTCGCCGGGTACCTGTCCGACGGTCACGACCGTTCGATCGGGGCCGACCGGCCGGAAGCGAAAGCGGGACTGAGCCGTCTGGCCGGGCTCCGCCAGAAACAACGGTGA
- a CDS encoding MerR family transcriptional regulator, with the protein MDLLPISEVAAGFGLRISTLHYWERCGLVTPHRRSGRRCYDRDQLYRIALLRVWRETGQLSLDDIAAALGLRAASRGWRDTVSARIEAIDAEAARLETARSYLTHLLDCRHEGAPDECPQFREEVQVPVVSGSMP; encoded by the coding sequence ATGGATCTCCTCCCGATCAGCGAGGTGGCCGCCGGTTTCGGGCTGCGCATCTCGACGCTGCACTACTGGGAGCGCTGCGGGCTGGTCACTCCGCACCGCCGGTCCGGCCGGCGGTGTTACGACCGCGACCAGCTCTACCGGATCGCGCTGCTGCGGGTGTGGCGGGAGACGGGTCAGCTGAGCCTCGACGACATCGCCGCCGCGTTGGGTCTGCGAGCCGCGAGCCGGGGCTGGCGGGACACGGTGTCCGCGCGCATCGAGGCGATCGACGCGGAGGCCGCGCGGCTCGAAACCGCCCGGTCGTACCTGACCCATCTGCTCGACTGCCGGCACGAGGGCGCGCCCGACGAGTGCCCGCAGTTCCGCGAGGAGGTGCAGGTGCCCGTGGTCAGCGGTTCGATGCCTTGA
- a CDS encoding non-ribosomal peptide synthetase, protein MSPAQEQLWFLWRLRPESDEYNVVKAVRLRGRLEVPALERALASLAERHELLRATFPESDGRPVLRISPPGPVPLKVSRVAGEAALDEAVAALVHEPFDLVEGPVLRAHLLQVAEDDHALVLVLHHIVADGWSVGLIDEDLAAFYGATGPLPQPGRSYREWAEREPEQEEALAYWRQSLTGAPPRSGLPGSRPPEPVSGGASCPVALSGDLLTLADAVAARHRVTRTATLLAAYAVLLARMSSADDVVIGVPSSGRTDLAVERVVGLFVTMLPVRVRLTPGLTFAQLLGQVRDTLLDGQENQEVRFDDLVEQLRPDRSAGTHPFFQTAMSYSEPPDDEPGLPGLAASAVPLPARTPAFDLILRVTWPQASFDYRTDVYDAATVESAAARYVRVLAAALDAPDTPVSRLPLLSAAEHRTLTHERQPGEAATPVETLIAAQVRAAPHAVAVRTADGELTYGDLDRRAGEVAGRLREAGARPGTLVATLLPRGAELVIAHLAILKSGATCVPLDPAQPPARLASILDEAGPLVTLADLDNVRATRLPGNGPGDAAYVVHTSGSTGRPKGVVVERAGLANLVAWHHREFGLGPGDRATMIAAPGFDASLWEIFAALTAGATLEVPPAELLHSPDELREWLSERRITTTFLPTPLLENILPWTAGHAPRSVLTGGDRLHAVPGPLPFRLVNNYGPTECTVVATSGTVGPDGGLPTIGHSLPGIDAFVLDAELQLVPDGVTGELYLGGTGLARGYLGRPSLTADRFVPHPFAERPGQRLYRTGDLVRRRPGGALEFLGRNDAQVQVRGFRVEAGEIENVLRTHPRVRDAVVVPDGNGLTAYLVGADGLAPSELHEHTGRALPQYMRPHRYFVLPGFPLNSNGKVDRTALDAGAAELRPDRPGFTTGAEELVARVWSAVLGHDAFGRDDNFFDVGGHSLLLTTVSARLRRELGHAVPVTDLYAHPTVAGFARHLDSPAAGRPRVDRGNHRPARLHPVRSRARAERTDQLTDTDTHLAVIGMACRFPGAATPEQFWLNLAGGVDSVRDFSAEELAEWGEDPALRSDPRYVTAHGIVEGIGDFDADFFGITTRDAAILNPQHRVFLELAWEVLERAGYDPADVPGVVGLYAGAGRNGYARLVESQADRFPGLDELSLSLSNEPEHLVTRVSYALGLTGPSVAVQTACSTSLVAVHEAGRALLAGDCDFALAGGVTLRVPRSGYWFKEGGTMSPDGRCRTFSEDARGIVAGDGAGIVVLRRLNDALDDGDHVHAVIRGTAVNNDGRQRAGYTAPGVHGQVEVVRIAHSIAEVAPDSIGYVEAHGTGTPVGDPIEVTALAEAFGEVPAGSVALGSVKTNVGHTDTAAGVAGLMKAALALEHRTLPATLHHTAPNPRIDFTSSPFEVTAENRAWPGSGLPRRAGVSSFGIGGTNAHAVLEEAPPGPVPAPASEAVLLVLSARTPAALSTMATELAAHLRAHPGLPLDDVAATLQRGRHTFAHRWQLACGDVEQAVGALASVTGRESGARPPVAFRFPPISGDEGWSKVLDRFPVFRAAVEECRSISLDAEAFAMRYALGKLLVDWGVEPDTISGDGTGESVAACVTGALPLAEGIARTTHRETGTTSVLDLEFDGRRVSLTDEGEPLRALLDAVGQLWQAGVRIDWARVHAGTPRQRVVLPTYPFERREHLVRPEAPAVTTAPATSVSGPVEPALLRLFQQVLGVEEDVENPDFFEQGGDSLAAVQLMALVDEQFEVALTLEDVFEEPTVHGLAQVVDRYRAEAEA, encoded by the coding sequence TTGTCCCCAGCCCAGGAACAATTGTGGTTCCTGTGGCGGCTGCGGCCGGAAAGCGACGAGTACAACGTGGTCAAGGCCGTGCGGCTGCGCGGCCGGCTCGAGGTACCGGCTCTGGAACGCGCACTGGCTTCACTGGCCGAACGGCACGAGCTGCTGCGGGCCACTTTCCCGGAGTCCGACGGCCGGCCCGTCCTGCGGATCAGCCCGCCGGGCCCGGTGCCGCTAAAGGTATCGCGGGTGGCAGGCGAAGCGGCGCTCGACGAAGCCGTCGCGGCGCTCGTCCACGAGCCCTTCGATCTGGTCGAGGGCCCAGTACTTCGGGCACACCTGCTGCAGGTCGCCGAAGACGACCACGCGCTCGTGCTGGTCCTGCACCACATCGTCGCCGACGGCTGGTCGGTCGGGCTGATCGACGAGGACCTGGCCGCCTTCTACGGCGCGACCGGCCCGTTGCCACAGCCGGGCCGCAGTTACCGGGAGTGGGCCGAGCGGGAGCCGGAACAAGAGGAAGCGCTCGCCTACTGGCGGCAATCGCTGACGGGCGCGCCCCCGCGGTCCGGCCTGCCCGGTTCTCGGCCCCCCGAACCCGTTTCCGGTGGTGCCAGCTGTCCGGTGGCACTGTCCGGGGACCTCCTCACGCTCGCCGACGCGGTCGCGGCCCGGCACCGGGTCACGAGAACCGCCACGCTGCTGGCCGCGTACGCCGTGCTGCTGGCCAGGATGTCCTCGGCCGACGACGTCGTGATCGGCGTGCCGTCGAGCGGCCGGACCGACCTCGCGGTCGAGCGGGTGGTGGGCCTGTTCGTCACCATGCTGCCCGTCCGGGTCCGGCTCACCCCGGGCCTGACGTTCGCGCAGCTGCTCGGCCAGGTCCGCGACACCCTGCTCGACGGCCAGGAAAACCAGGAAGTGCGTTTCGACGACCTGGTCGAGCAGTTACGACCGGACCGGTCCGCCGGGACACACCCGTTCTTCCAGACGGCGATGAGCTACTCGGAGCCGCCGGATGACGAGCCGGGGCTGCCGGGGCTGGCCGCCTCCGCAGTGCCGCTTCCCGCCCGTACCCCGGCTTTCGACCTCATCCTGCGCGTGACCTGGCCGCAAGCGTCGTTCGATTACCGGACGGACGTCTACGACGCCGCCACCGTCGAATCGGCCGCCGCCCGCTATGTCCGCGTGCTCGCCGCGGCACTGGACGCGCCGGACACCCCGGTCTCGCGGCTCCCGCTGCTGTCCGCCGCGGAGCACCGGACGCTGACCCACGAACGCCAGCCCGGCGAGGCCGCGACACCGGTGGAAACGCTGATCGCCGCGCAGGTCCGTGCGGCTCCGCACGCGGTCGCGGTGCGAACCGCCGACGGGGAACTGACTTACGGCGACCTCGACCGCCGGGCCGGTGAAGTCGCCGGAAGGCTGCGCGAGGCCGGAGCGCGGCCGGGCACGCTGGTCGCGACCCTGCTGCCCCGTGGCGCCGAGCTGGTGATCGCCCACCTGGCGATCCTGAAGTCCGGCGCCACCTGCGTCCCGCTCGACCCCGCCCAGCCGCCGGCCCGGCTGGCCTCGATCCTGGACGAGGCGGGCCCGCTGGTGACGCTGGCCGACCTCGACAACGTGCGCGCGACCCGGCTACCGGGCAACGGGCCCGGTGATGCCGCCTACGTGGTGCACACCTCCGGCTCGACCGGCCGGCCGAAAGGCGTGGTGGTCGAACGCGCCGGGCTGGCGAACCTCGTTGCGTGGCACCACCGGGAGTTCGGCCTCGGCCCGGGCGACCGGGCGACGATGATCGCCGCGCCCGGCTTCGACGCGTCCCTGTGGGAGATCTTCGCCGCGCTGACCGCCGGGGCGACGCTGGAGGTGCCGCCCGCCGAACTGCTGCACAGTCCGGACGAACTGCGCGAGTGGCTGTCGGAGCGGCGGATCACCACCACGTTCCTGCCCACTCCCCTGCTCGAGAACATCCTGCCGTGGACCGCGGGCCACGCGCCCCGGTCCGTGCTGACCGGCGGGGACCGGCTGCACGCGGTCCCCGGGCCCCTGCCGTTCCGGCTGGTCAACAACTACGGGCCGACCGAGTGCACCGTGGTGGCCACCTCCGGCACCGTCGGCCCAGACGGCGGCCTGCCCACGATCGGGCATTCCCTGCCGGGCATCGACGCCTTCGTGCTGGACGCCGAGCTGCAGCTCGTCCCGGACGGCGTCACCGGCGAGCTGTACCTGGGCGGCACGGGTCTGGCCCGGGGCTATCTCGGACGGCCGTCACTCACCGCGGACCGGTTCGTGCCGCACCCGTTCGCCGAGCGGCCGGGACAGCGTCTCTACCGCACCGGTGACCTGGTCCGCCGCCGTCCCGGCGGCGCGCTGGAGTTCCTGGGCCGCAACGACGCGCAGGTGCAGGTGCGCGGGTTCCGCGTCGAGGCGGGCGAGATCGAGAACGTGCTGCGCACTCACCCCCGCGTGCGCGACGCCGTGGTCGTGCCGGACGGGAACGGGCTCACCGCGTACCTGGTCGGCGCCGACGGCCTGGCGCCCTCCGAGCTGCACGAGCACACCGGCCGGGCGCTGCCGCAATACATGCGCCCGCACCGTTACTTCGTGCTGCCCGGTTTTCCGCTCAACTCCAACGGAAAGGTCGACCGGACGGCGCTGGACGCCGGCGCGGCCGAACTCCGCCCGGACCGGCCGGGGTTCACCACCGGCGCCGAGGAGCTGGTCGCCCGCGTGTGGTCCGCGGTACTGGGCCACGACGCGTTCGGCCGGGACGACAACTTCTTCGACGTCGGCGGGCATTCGCTGCTGCTGACCACGGTCAGCGCCCGGCTGCGCCGGGAACTCGGCCACGCCGTGCCCGTCACCGACCTCTACGCCCACCCCACCGTCGCGGGATTCGCCCGGCACCTGGACAGCCCGGCCGCCGGCCGGCCGCGAGTGGACCGGGGTAACCACCGCCCGGCACGACTGCACCCCGTGCGCAGCCGCGCCCGCGCCGAAAGGACCGATCAGTTGACCGACACCGACACGCACCTGGCTGTGATCGGCATGGCCTGCCGGTTCCCCGGCGCCGCCACCCCCGAGCAGTTCTGGCTCAACCTGGCCGGCGGGGTCGACTCCGTCCGCGACTTCTCCGCCGAAGAGCTGGCGGAATGGGGCGAGGACCCCGCGCTGCGGTCGGACCCCCGGTACGTCACCGCGCACGGCATCGTCGAAGGGATCGGTGATTTCGACGCCGACTTCTTCGGCATCACCACCCGGGACGCCGCGATCCTGAACCCGCAGCACCGGGTTTTCCTGGAGCTGGCCTGGGAAGTACTGGAGCGGGCCGGGTACGACCCGGCGGACGTGCCCGGCGTGGTGGGGCTCTACGCCGGGGCCGGGCGTAACGGCTACGCCCGGCTGGTCGAGTCGCAGGCCGACCGTTTCCCCGGCCTGGACGAGCTTTCGCTGAGCCTGTCCAACGAACCCGAGCACCTGGTGACCCGGGTCAGTTACGCACTCGGGCTGACCGGGCCGAGCGTCGCGGTGCAGACAGCGTGCTCGACGTCGCTGGTCGCCGTGCACGAGGCCGGCCGGGCCCTGCTGGCCGGGGACTGCGACTTCGCGCTGGCGGGCGGGGTCACGCTGCGGGTGCCGCGCAGCGGCTACTGGTTCAAGGAGGGCGGCACGATGTCGCCCGACGGCCGCTGCCGCACCTTCTCCGAGGACGCGCGGGGAATCGTGGCGGGCGACGGCGCCGGGATCGTGGTGCTGCGCCGGCTGAACGACGCCCTCGACGACGGTGACCACGTCCACGCGGTCATCCGCGGCACGGCCGTGAACAACGACGGCCGCCAGCGGGCGGGCTACACCGCGCCGGGAGTGCACGGGCAGGTCGAGGTGGTCCGCATCGCGCACTCGATCGCCGAGGTGGCGCCGGACTCCATCGGCTACGTCGAGGCGCACGGCACCGGCACGCCAGTGGGCGACCCGATCGAGGTGACCGCGCTGGCCGAAGCGTTCGGCGAGGTGCCGGCGGGCAGCGTCGCGCTCGGCTCGGTCAAGACGAACGTCGGGCACACCGACACCGCGGCGGGCGTCGCGGGGCTGATGAAGGCCGCGCTGGCGCTGGAACACCGGACGCTGCCGGCGACCCTGCACCACACCGCGCCCAATCCCCGCATCGACTTCACGTCGAGCCCGTTCGAGGTGACGGCCGAGAACCGGGCGTGGCCCGGCTCCGGGCTTCCGCGCCGCGCCGGCGTCAGCTCGTTCGGCATCGGCGGCACCAACGCGCACGCCGTGCTGGAGGAAGCACCGCCCGGCCCGGTACCGGCCCCGGCCTCGGAAGCCGTGCTGCTGGTGCTTTCCGCCCGCACGCCCGCGGCACTGTCCACAATGGCCACCGAGCTGGCGGCGCACCTGCGCGCGCATCCGGGGCTGCCGCTCGACGACGTCGCCGCCACCCTCCAGCGCGGGCGGCACACGTTCGCGCACCGGTGGCAGCTGGCCTGCGGCGATGTCGAACAGGCCGTCGGCGCGCTGGCCTCGGTCACCGGCCGCGAGTCCGGGGCCCGGCCGCCGGTGGCCTTCCGGTTCCCGCCGATCTCCGGCGACGAGGGCTGGAGCAAGGTGCTCGACCGTTTCCCCGTGTTCCGGGCCGCGGTCGAGGAATGCCGGTCGATCAGCCTGGACGCCGAAGCGTTCGCGATGCGGTACGCGCTGGGCAAGCTGCTCGTCGACTGGGGCGTGGAGCCGGACACGATCAGCGGCGACGGCACCGGTGAATCGGTCGCGGCCTGCGTCACCGGCGCGCTGCCGTTGGCCGAAGGGATCGCGCGGACCACCCACCGGGAAACGGGCACCACCAGCGTGCTCGACCTGGAATTCGACGGCCGGCGCGTGTCGCTCACCGACGAAGGCGAGCCGCTGCGCGCCCTGTTGGACGCCGTCGGCCAGCTGTGGCAGGCGGGCGTGCGCATCGACTGGGCGCGCGTGCACGCCGGGACGCCCCGGCAGCGGGTGGTGCTGCCGACCTACCCGTTCGAACGCCGTGAGCACCTGGTTCGCCCGGAGGCACCGGCAGTGACCACGGCTCCGGCCACCAGCGTTTCCGGCCCGGTCGAACCCGCCCTGCTCCGGCTGTTCCAGCAGGTGCTCGGGGTGGAGGAGGACGTCGAAAACCCGGACTTCTTCGAGCAGGGCGGCGATTCGCTCGCGGCCGTGCAGCTGATGGCGCTGGTCGACGAGCAGTTCGAGGTGGCGCTGACGCTGGAGGACGTGTTCGAGGAGCCGACGGTCCACGGGCTCGCCCAGGTCGTCGACCGGTACCGGGCCGAGGCCGAGGCATGA
- a CDS encoding metal-dependent transcriptional regulator translates to MTARGLINTTEMYLKAAYELAEDGVVPLRARIADRLAQSAPTVSQTVARLERDGLLEVSEDRHLVLSAEGRRRATRVMGKHRLAEVLLYRVVGLDWEQVHAEACRWEHVMSASAARRIFDVCGGPRYDPYGTPIPGLADLGIAVAPLRVPGGMRPLSEALHRGQRPVRLHRISERIQDDVGFLSALRGAGILPGTTVELAAGPDRRVLVRTATGALTLDPRQARLLVVCDAAGVPAGTLRARLATIH, encoded by the coding sequence GTGACCGCGCGAGGCCTGATCAACACCACCGAGATGTACCTCAAGGCGGCTTACGAACTGGCCGAGGACGGGGTGGTCCCGCTGCGCGCGCGGATCGCGGACCGGCTCGCCCAGAGCGCGCCGACGGTGAGCCAGACGGTGGCCCGCCTGGAGCGCGACGGGCTCCTCGAGGTGAGCGAGGACCGGCACCTCGTGCTGTCCGCCGAGGGCCGTCGCCGGGCGACGCGGGTGATGGGCAAGCACCGGCTCGCCGAGGTGCTGCTGTACCGCGTGGTCGGGCTGGACTGGGAGCAGGTGCACGCCGAGGCCTGCCGCTGGGAGCACGTCATGTCGGCTTCCGCGGCGAGGCGCATCTTCGACGTGTGCGGCGGCCCGCGATACGACCCGTACGGAACGCCGATCCCGGGGCTGGCCGACCTCGGCATCGCCGTCGCGCCGCTGCGCGTCCCCGGCGGGATGCGGCCACTGTCCGAAGCCCTGCACCGAGGGCAACGGCCGGTGCGGCTGCACCGGATCAGCGAACGGATCCAGGACGACGTCGGGTTCCTCAGCGCCCTGCGCGGGGCCGGGATCCTGCCCGGGACCACAGTGGAACTGGCCGCGGGGCCGGACCGCCGGGTGCTCGTCCGCACCGCGACCGGGGCCCTGACGCTCGATCCGCGCCAGGCGCGTTTGCTAGTGGTGTGTGACGCCGCCGGGGTTCCGGCGGGGACTCTGCGGGCTCGGCTCGCCACTATCCACTGA
- a CDS encoding phosphopantetheine-binding protein has protein sequence MSAEFTGGETRETLAIPAIQTVVTRIWEEVLRIDGVTATDDFFELGGHSLAASQVISRMTRDLHVRLTLAEFFERPTVRELSEFAHAAAPERS, from the coding sequence ATGAGCGCGGAATTCACCGGCGGAGAGACACGGGAAACCCTCGCGATACCCGCCATTCAGACCGTGGTCACCCGGATCTGGGAAGAAGTACTGCGGATAGACGGTGTCACAGCCACCGATGACTTCTTCGAGCTGGGAGGCCATTCACTCGCTGCTTCGCAGGTCATTTCCCGGATGACGAGAGATTTGCACGTCCGCCTCACACTGGCGGAATTCTTCGAAAGGCCGACTGTGCGCGAACTGTCCGAATTCGCGCACGCCGCCGCGCCGGAACGGTCTTGA